A single region of the Pan troglodytes isolate AG18354 chromosome 22, NHGRI_mPanTro3-v2.0_pri, whole genome shotgun sequence genome encodes:
- the LOC750082 gene encoding Down syndrome critical region protein 9: protein MGRICPVNSRARRLRARPGRPSGDSLPYHQLQGGAPRLWSPDPGRPAAYRRAHVCDVTAPRWGSTSRQGEGAVLQRMLRRRAPPSWSRDHAYSRRGWENVALFLNRKRKQEGTENTSICCRPESALACGGNLSPQFLKKVIQIQTQELW, encoded by the coding sequence ATGGGCAGGATTTGCCCCGTGAACTCTCGCGCACGCAGGCTCCGCGCGAGGCCCGGGCGCCCGAGCGGCGATTCCCTCCCCTATCACCAGCTCCAGGGTGGTGCCCCCCGGCTGTGGAGCCCAGACCCCGGCCGTCCAGCAGCGTATAGACGAGCCCATGTCTGCGATGTAACTGCACCGCGCTGGGGATCCACCTCCCGCCAGGGTGAGGGCGCCGTCCTCCAGCGTATGCTACGCAGGCGCGCCCCGCCCTCCTGGTCACGTGACCACGCCTACAGCCGAAGAGGATGGGAAAATGTGGCCCTGTTCCTGAACAGGAAGCGGAAGCAGGAAGGAACTGAGAACACCAGCATCTGCTGCCGCCCTGAATCAGCGTTAGCATGTGGAGGCAATCTCAGCCCCCAGTTTTTGAAGAAGGTGATTCAGATTCAGACACAGGAATTATGGTGA